DNA sequence from the Sulfolobales archaeon genome:
AGCCTCAAGAGCTTCGCAAGTTCATCACATTCATCAGATGTTAATAGACCCTCATCTCTCAATATCCTTAGAGCGTGGATAGGCGTTTCAGGCTCTTTACCAAATGCTCTTCTAGCTATGTGAAGAGCTAGTGCTATCAGAGCCTCTACCAACACTATTATGTTGTATCTAATAGCGTACCTCTCAGCATCGCTCAGCCCTCGTAGGGTTTAGAAGAATAGCTTAGAACATCATTTATAGCCGATTTAATATCTGCCACAAGCTTATCCACATAGCCTCTATTAACCCCGCTCAAACCTATATAGACACCCTCCCCTTCCACCTCCATACACTTTCCCTTATCTACGGATCTCCAACGGCTGTTAACCAAGACTCTGCTCATTGAATTCCTCAAGTGCTTTCCTAACCGCTTCCCTATGCAATGGCGTTTGCCAAGCCACTCTCCTTCCAATACCAAGCTCAGAATCCTTCTCGGGAGGTGGGACATCGATCCATGATGTGGGGTCTCGATCCCATACGTGGGAAATCAGGTTCAACTCTATGAGTTTCCTTTCAAGCTCTCGAACTTCTGGCTGTGACAACTTCTCAAAGAGAGTATCGGGATCTTGAACGATCTCCTCCAAGATCTTCCTCCTACCCTCCCCTAGAGACTTTATGAATAGCCTTAGCTCTCGATATCTAATGATATCGTTTACCGCGGCGTTCACATGCCACCGCGCTTCGTAGAGTTTTGCTAGCATCCACGGATTTCCACCGGTCCACCTCCAAACATCTTCGAAATCGGGTTTCTCGCCTGGTAGCTTCTCATATAGTTCTCTAAGTCCTTCTCTAGACATGTTCCACATTATGGCTATGTCGGCCCACCGATGTCTACCAATTTTCTCACGTGTAACACCCTCACTACTAGATACGAGTATAACCATTCTTTCATACGGTGTTAACGGATACTCGATAATGTTTAGTAGAGACTTAACATATAGCTCGGCCTGATCGAGACCAATAGCCTGAAAAACATCGTCTAGTAGAAGAGCGATTTTGGCTCCACGGAATCTCTCCATGACTACACTTGCTAAGGTTAGAGCGAGTCTAGCGATATTTGGCAGGGGCTTGGGTAGGGATTCGATTACCTCATGTAGAACATCCTTTAGCGATGGGGAAACCCAGAAAGCCCTGTGAAGTTCTTCCAACGGGTTCAGATATATTACGTGGTATCCGTATTCGCTGAGCATCGAAGCAGCCTGCCTAAATAAGGCCGTCTTACCGCAACCCTCAGGTCCATAGACAACTAATGGAAATCTAGTACCTCTCTCAGCAAGTTTACGGATATGCTTAATTCCCTGATCACGATCTGTGAACTCTATCTCAAGATTCTCTGCAAATCTGAGTATAACCCTTTTCATCCTATCTATCACTTATAGCTAGTATTATGAGCTAATTTAAGGGCTCGATATATATTTCTAAGTATCTTCGGTAGGCTTCAGCAACTTCTCCAACAATTGCCCCTAACTATCTATAAAATTCCCCAAACGATCCTAATAAGCTATTCCGCCCTACCCAGACCTTGTCAAATGATTCTATATATAGATTTTCCGCTTCTATAGTGTTCTATATGGTGTTGGCATGTTTATAAACTGTAGCCCTAGAACTAATAGCTCCTCAACCCTTCTCAACAATTCCAGGATACCCCTTTTAAGGGCTATCAATGCCCCAATAGCTATAGCCCTCCCCCTAAGGCTCTGAAGCTCTATCCTAGCAATAATTCTTCTAGCAATATCTATCAAGGCCATCGATCTCAGCTTATAGCCCTTAGAAAGCCATATCCTAAGGGCTATTAAAAGGGATCTCTCTAATGGATCTAGATATCTGAGAGCCCCCAGCCTAGCCGCCTTCCTAAAATAATACTCAACAACCTTTAAATCAATCCTACTGGGAGCCAATAGATCAACTATACCCGGTAGAACCCTTTCAAGAACATCCCTACCAATTTTAATAACCATTGAAGCGGCTAGGCTGGAGGCAAGCACAAAAACACACCTATCAATGTTAAATAATAAGCCTTAAAAGTATTATCGTATGTGCCTAGCTGGATACTGTCTTGAAATGATTCTAGCTTCATGCTTACTTAGCTTCTCACAATTTCTAATAACTTACTAAGATCTATTAACTTCTACCGCCGTTATCTCTCCCGCCCTCTTATCCCTATATAGGTGTATTAGTAAGTGAATAGGTTCTCCCTCTTCTGGTTCTCTGAATCTTATGTGTAGGATCCCCTCTTCAGGTATTAGCGATTCTTCGATCACTCTCCTGGGTAGGCTGGTTTTGGATAGCTCCTCCATCCTCTCAATCATCCACTTCATATCTAGTTCTAATAGAGATGCTATTGCCACCTCCTCTCAGCCTTCTATATGTTTTCACACCTATTATATATGCTGTCTTCAACGCATCTTCAGCAACGACAACATTCACCCAGTGCTCATCTATTTTCTTTAAGAGGTACTTCACACCATACGCATCGCTATAAACTTCATCGAGAGATTCTAGGATTCTCTTGATTAGCTGTCTAAGCTCATCTACACTCCTCATACTAAGCATGACTGTGAGATCTCGATGTTTCGACATTATGTATTTAAGTACTCTATCTGGTATTCTTATAGACAAAACACTGCCTCTCCATAAGCTATTACTCCTAAACCTTAACTGTCGTGCGGTGACTTCTAGATATGCACTGTTCCGACCTATCCTTTCCCAGATTCTCCCAGAATTTTCTTCGTGTAGTTGAGCAGCCACTCTGCTAGTGGTAGTAGTGTTTCAACATCCCCAATCCTATACTTTGCTTCGTGAAAACCCAATATATGTATATCACAGGCAGCTGTCCACGCATACCTTATCCCCTCCTCTCCAAGCTTCTTACTTAGATCAGTCGCAGCACTATACAGCTGTTTTCGGTTTCATATAGGTATATGGTTGTTGATATTAACCGCGTTTAGCCCTTAGTGCTATCAGATATACAATGCCATATGTTTATCAAACCCCCACAATCCAAAGATCATACGCTTTATAGCTAGTTGTTTAATTAGAGAGCGGTACTATGAGCTCGATGAGCAATACAAAGAAGAGGAAAGGCTTCGATGAAGATCTACACGTCCCCGAGGGGAGATATGCTCCCGTAGGCGGCGTGGAGAGAATATTGGGGGTATGAGGGCAAGCAGAAATATAGAAAACAATGAACCGCAATTGAGACCCAACACTATTCTGAGGGCATCGTAGTATATCTCTTATATTAACCATCCTAACAGTCTGTTCCAAGTGTTTTGAAGCTCTGGAGAAACCTAGAAGATCGATGCTATATATTCCCCAGCTCTCTATATACCAGCTTCTGCAGTATGTCTATCAGCTTCTCAGCATCGATCCTGCACTCCTCGAAGTCTATTTCATCCATGAAGCTGTGGAAGAAGTTGGCATGGAGCTTCTCGCATGATCTATATAGCCTAAGGATCTCCGGCTCACGTATTCTCTGTGCTAGAACGTTCATGAACATCCTTAATTCATCGTGTTTTCTAATTGGCTCTCCTCCGTAGAGCATGCTCAGCATAGATGCTAGATTATTCAGTATACCCCATAGCATTTCAGATGCTTTTTCAAATTCTCTTCTATCTAGATATTCTTGGTAGTTCTTAAAGTAGATCTCAACGATACCCATTCTACGCCTAACCTCTTCTAGAAGCTCTTCGCTATATAGATCTGTCACTGGTTGAACCCCTTATGCTTCAACGTCTCTGTGTGGATATAGCTCTACCACTCTATCCTCTCCATCTCCCCTAATCTCTACTTTGAAGAGCTTAACCTTTACCATATACTCATCTGGAAATATAGCAGCATCTCTCAGAATAGACCATGAAGCCTCCTCAAAGTATAGGCTATCATAGGGTATGAGGAAACCAGGTGTGAGGTAGAACTTAACATTCCTCCCAATCACATGCTCCTCTATAACCTTCTTCTCTGTATCAGATAAGGGCCTATGGATCCTGGACACCTCGAGTATAGAGCCATAGATCCAGTAGTCAGCAGAGAGCGATCTCAACGCATATTGTGAGCTAAGGTACCTCCTATCTACAGATAGATAGCAGGGGGAAACGCCAGTCCTTGGGGAAATCCCTCTCCTAAGTATCGAGGAGACTATTAAGGGCACTCCTAACCCTCTCCTAAGAAGAGATGCTTTCCTAAGCTCTTAACTCTTTTTACCTTCT
Encoded proteins:
- a CDS encoding DUF86 domain-containing protein → MSDAERYAIRYNIIVLVEALIALALHIARRAFGKEPETPIHALRILRDEGLLTSDECDELAKLLRLRNLLVHRYWVIDDRRVYDSIKENENFKPVHSLIERLKRFLANAQV
- a CDS encoding ATP-binding protein, whose amino-acid sequence is MKRVILRFAENLEIEFTDRDQGIKHIRKLAERGTRFPLVVYGPEGCGKTALFRQAASMLSEYGYHVIYLNPLEELHRAFWVSPSLKDVLHEVIESLPKPLPNIARLALTLASVVMERFRGAKIALLLDDVFQAIGLDQAELYVKSLLNIIEYPLTPYERMVILVSSSEGVTREKIGRHRWADIAIMWNMSREGLRELYEKLPGEKPDFEDVWRWTGGNPWMLAKLYEARWHVNAAVNDIIRYRELRLFIKSLGEGRRKILEEIVQDPDTLFEKLSQPEVRELERKLIELNLISHVWDRDPTSWIDVPPPEKDSELGIGRRVAWQTPLHREAVRKALEEFNEQSLG
- a CDS encoding PaREP1 family protein; this translates as MYSAATDLSKKLGEEGIRYAWTAACDIHILGFHEAKYRIGDVETLLPLAEWLLNYTKKILGESGKG
- a CDS encoding PaREP1 family protein produces the protein MTDLYSEELLEEVRRRMGIVEIYFKNYQEYLDRREFEKASEMLWGILNNLASMLSMLYGGEPIRKHDELRMFMNVLAQRIREPEILRLYRSCEKLHANFFHSFMDEIDFEECRIDAEKLIDILQKLVYRELGNI